Below is a genomic region from Mesorhizobium sp. NZP2298.
CTTCGCAGGACGCGGCCAGTGCAGACTCCTGGATGAATTTCGTCGGCGTTGCCTTCGGCGGCGATCATCGCGTCTCGGACACGCTGCGCCTCGGCGGCTTCTTCGGCCTCGCGGACAGCCGCACCGAGACCGACAGCAATTCCTCGCTCAAGTCCAAATGGTACTATGCAGGGCTCTATGGCAGCTGGTCGCCCGGTGCCGCCTTTGTCGAGGGGAACCTTACTGGCGGCTATGCCGAGAACCGTTCCGAGCGCATGGTCACCAACGGCCTCGCCACGGAAACGGCCAGCGGCGACTATGGCTCGACTTTCGTATCGCCCGAGCTCGCCCTTGGCTATCGTGTCGCCCTGCAGCCCGGCACCAGCCTGACGCCGCAACTGCGCGTCCGTTATCTCGGCGTCGACGCCGAGGGCTATGGCGAAACCGGCTCGAGCGCCGACATGACGGTGTCCTCGCACTATACCGGCTTCCTGGAGGAGCGGGCGCTGGCGAAGCTTCAATTCGACAATGAGCGCTGGAGCCTCTTCACCACTCTCGGCGTCGTCGCCCTGCAGCGCGTCCAGGGCTCGGGCACGGATGTCAGCCTTCTCGGCATCGCCTCGACCGTGGCGGAAGGCGACAGCAACCTCTTCGGCATCAGCTTCGGTCTCGGCGGCAACTGGAAGATGAGCGACACCGTCTCGCTCTACGGCGCCGTCAACGGCACGGCCTTGAACAACAATGCCAGCATCGACACCAATGTCGGGGTGAAGATGGTGTTTTGAGGGGCGGCACCGCGCCGCGTCGCTCCTTGCTTCGCGCTAGGGTGACGAAGGGGGAAGCTCAATCTCGACGGTCGGCGCGCTATTCCGCCGGCATCCTCAACCCAAGTGCTTCGACCATCGCCGGATCCAGCGCGCGCGTGGTGTCGTCCATCATGCCCATGCCGTCGAAGAGGTCCCAGAACGCCCAGGGAAAGCCGGCGGCCTCGGCGCTCTGCCTTACATCGGCGATGTAGCGGGCGCGGTCGGGGTTGGGTGCTGCCACATAACGCGCGTCGGTGCGCAGCGCGCCGAATTCGCCCATGATGACGCGCTGCGGCGCGATGCCGTTTCTGTCTGCCCAGTCGCGCGCCTGGCTGAGATATTTGTCGATGAACCAGCGGTCGGGCCGGGCGTCGAAATAGACCTTCAGCACGCGCTCGGTCTCCGCATAGGCGGCCTTCTTGTCCGCTTCGGAGGTCTCGGTATCCGCGGCCATGCGCGCCCGGACGGAGGCCAGCGTCCGTTCGAGCGAACCGGCGGAGGCCGGCCACGGCACGTTGTTCAGCGCGCGGTAGACGGGCTCGCGCATCCACGGCGCGCCCTGGTGGCTGAACAGATAGGGCTCGTAGAAGTGGAAGGTGAACAGGATCGGCTCGTAGGCCGCCAGCGGCGCCGGATCGAGCGCGGCCAGCCCGCTCACCATCGAGCCGCAGCCGCCGGTGACGACCAGCGGCAAGGCCCGGGATGACGCCCTGGCCGCGGTCAGCAGGGATGCCTGGACCTGCGACCAGACATTGGAGTCGCAGGACTGAGGCGGTTCGTTGACCGGCTCCAGCGCCACCATGCCCCGCGTGAACCGGTCCAGCCTGCCGGCAAGCTCGCCGACCAGCGCCCGATAGGCCGCGAATTCGGGTGCCGCGGTGCTGGAGACC
It encodes:
- a CDS encoding glycoside hydrolase family 5 protein; its protein translation is MTGWSRRRLLRTALSTALVPAALAQLPARSAFAGAGEWRFRRGVNAWPWFALTREFPAPRTDYDWPPFQSQRPVPTPDDLGRLRQTGLDFIRLPVDPGPFLAADATTRGKLLDMLDAAVTATIDAGLGIIVNVQANGATHYWNPDRMVSSTAAPEFAAYRALVGELAGRLDRFTRGMVALEPVNEPPQSCDSNVWSQVQASLLTAARASSRALPLVVTGGCGSMVSGLAALDPAPLAAYEPILFTFHFYEPYLFSHQGAPWMREPVYRALNNVPWPASAGSLERTLASVRARMAADTETSEADKKAAYAETERVLKVYFDARPDRWFIDKYLSQARDWADRNGIAPQRVIMGEFGALRTDARYVAAPNPDRARYIADVRQSAEAAGFPWAFWDLFDGMGMMDDTTRALDPAMVEALGLRMPAE